One Xylanivirga thermophila DNA segment encodes these proteins:
- the efp gene encoding elongation factor P translates to MVSAGDFRKGLTVEIEGQVYTVVDFQHVKPGKGAAFVRAKIKNVMTGSVLERTFNPTEKFPQAHIENKQMQYLYNDGNLYYFMDLETFEQIPLNKDQVEDAMLYVKENMNVTIKFYKGQAFSVEAPNFVELEITETEPGVKGDTASGGSKPATLETGATINVPLFVNTGDIIRVDTRTGEYMERV, encoded by the coding sequence ATGGTTTCAGCAGGTGATTTTAGAAAAGGTTTAACAGTAGAGATTGAAGGACAGGTATATACTGTTGTTGATTTCCAACATGTAAAGCCAGGGAAAGGAGCGGCTTTCGTAAGGGCAAAAATAAAGAATGTAATGACAGGTTCTGTTTTGGAACGCACATTTAATCCTACTGAAAAATTTCCCCAAGCGCATATAGAAAACAAACAAATGCAATACCTATACAATGATGGGAATTTGTATTATTTTATGGATTTAGAAACATTTGAGCAAATTCCCCTTAATAAGGATCAGGTAGAAGATGCTATGCTATATGTAAAGGAAAACATGAATGTAACTATAAAATTTTATAAAGGGCAGGCATTTTCTGTGGAAGCGCCAAATTTTGTCGAATTAGAAATAACTGAAACAGAACCTGGAGTAAAGGGTGATACTGCTTCAGGGGGTTCAAAACCAGCAACACTCGAGACTGGGGCAACAATAAATGTTCCTTTGTTTGTTAACACTGGAGACATTATTAGAGTAGATACACGGACAGGAGAGTATATGGAGAGGGTATAA